One segment of Candidatus Binatota bacterium DNA contains the following:
- a CDS encoding pilus assembly protein, protein MVTEAALASVAFAMFLFSIFDFCHIYYVRSMLQHAVSEAARYATIGGTMEDPLNPGQQLSRQDSVLAVIDNYSLVDIDQGDISLTAINGSGQQVAGPGGPGDVMTVRVTHSVDIITPLLGTLFPPDGYEFSTSASFRNEEFPGAGS, encoded by the coding sequence ATGGTAACCGAAGCGGCGCTCGCGAGCGTGGCGTTTGCCATGTTCCTGTTCTCTATTTTCGACTTCTGCCACATCTACTATGTCCGCTCCATGCTGCAACACGCCGTCAGCGAGGCCGCTCGCTACGCGACCATTGGCGGAACGATGGAAGATCCCCTCAACCCGGGCCAGCAACTCTCCCGCCAGGATTCAGTACTCGCGGTTATCGACAACTACTCGCTGGTCGATATCGACCAGGGCGACATATCGCTCACCGCCATCAACGGCAGTGGCCAGCAGGTAGCCGGCCCCGGCGGCCCCGGCGACGTCATGACTGTGCGCGTGACCCACAGCGTTGACATCATCACTCCCCTGCTGGGGACACTTTTCCCGCCTGACGGCTACGAGTTCAGCACCTCGGCCAGCTTTCGCAACGAAGAATTTCCGGGAGCCGGGTCGTGA
- the thiS gene encoding sulfur carrier protein ThiS yields MPEETTQLTINGEASSVPDGCSVAALIKRLGLAGKRCAVELNRNIISSEDWERTGLAAGDQVEIVNFVGGG; encoded by the coding sequence ATGCCCGAAGAGACGACACAGCTGACCATCAACGGCGAAGCCTCCAGCGTGCCCGACGGCTGCAGCGTGGCTGCCCTGATCAAACGGCTGGGCCTGGCGGGCAAGCGCTGCGCGGTCGAGCTCAACCGCAACATCATCAGCAGCGAAGACTGGGAACGTACCGGGCTGGCGGCGGGCGACCAGGTTGAAATCGTCAACTTTGTGGGTGGAGGCTGA
- a CDS encoding BolA family transcriptional regulator, giving the protein MEASEIEKILGEAIAGAQVQAEDTKGNSGDHFRVIVVAEVFEGLGMVARHRVVYEALGDNMRERIHALTMETLTPEQYRSQIVSLEEG; this is encoded by the coding sequence ATGGAAGCCAGTGAAATAGAAAAAATCCTGGGCGAGGCTATCGCCGGTGCCCAGGTGCAGGCAGAAGACACCAAGGGCAACAGTGGCGATCACTTCAGGGTGATCGTCGTGGCCGAGGTCTTCGAAGGCTTGGGCATGGTTGCGCGACACCGCGTGGTCTACGAGGCCCTGGGCGACAACATGCGGGAGCGTATACACGCCCTGACCATGGAGACGCTGACGCCCGAACAGTACCGCTCACAGATCGTAAGCCTCGAGGAGGGCTGA
- a CDS encoding thiazole synthase: protein MADGKTTTGDYFELAGRRYKSRLIVGTGKYVDFEQTRIAVEASGAEIVTVALRRVNITNADEENLLDYLDPEHYTILPNTAGCYTADEAVRTCRLAREAGVGKLVKLEVIGDERTLFPDVAATLEAAKILVDEGFDVLPYVTDDPVACQRLEDIGCPAVMPLAAPIGSGLGIRNPWNISIIREHSGVPVIVDAGVGTASDAARVMELGCDAVLMNTAIAGADNPVLMAEAMKLGVEAGRKAWMAGRIAMKKYATASSPVTGLVG from the coding sequence GTGGCTGATGGCAAAACAACAACTGGCGACTATTTTGAGCTGGCCGGCCGGCGCTACAAAAGCCGGCTCATCGTGGGCACCGGCAAGTACGTCGACTTTGAGCAGACGAGGATAGCTGTCGAGGCGTCGGGCGCAGAAATCGTCACGGTCGCGCTAAGACGCGTGAACATCACCAACGCTGACGAAGAAAACCTGCTCGACTATCTCGACCCCGAGCACTACACGATACTTCCCAACACGGCCGGCTGCTACACCGCCGACGAGGCCGTTCGCACCTGCAGGCTGGCGCGCGAAGCGGGTGTCGGAAAACTGGTCAAGCTGGAGGTCATCGGCGACGAGCGCACGCTGTTCCCCGACGTAGCGGCGACACTGGAGGCGGCAAAAATTCTCGTCGATGAAGGCTTCGACGTGCTGCCCTACGTAACCGACGACCCCGTGGCCTGCCAACGGCTCGAAGACATCGGCTGCCCGGCCGTCATGCCCCTGGCCGCGCCCATCGGTTCGGGCCTGGGCATACGCAACCCCTGGAACATTTCGATCATCCGCGAACACTCGGGCGTACCGGTGATCGTTGACGCCGGCGTGGGCACCGCTTCGGACGCCGCACGGGTGATGGAACTGGGCTGCGACGCGGTGCTGATGAACACCGCCATAGCCGGCGCCGATAACCCGGTGCTCATGGCCGAGGCCATGAAGCTGGGCGTGGAGGCCGGGCGCAAGGCCTGGATGGCGGGACGCATAGCGATGAAAAAATACGCCACGGCCTCGTCACCCGTAACAGGCCTTGTCGGCTGA
- a CDS encoding VWA domain-containing protein codes for MTTRYQETRRNGESGVVLVLFVLSLVATLAAVGLAVDLGTAYITRSRMAKAIDAGALAASRYTHKGVAAMEEIALDIARANFTAGGNLDYEVDIDFPSTDAVRVELSSNHELPGVFSRLIGQDDIDLYAVGEATRFPLDLVLVLDVSYSLETSNSFDDLQDAAQAFVEYFDDDIDQFALVTYSTWGMTNMPITKNFKSTAQSIIGSLDPISDTNIDEGLRLARVELDNAPVREDAVKIVVLFTDGRPTAFRDTFTINHYYAPEPYDGVVAAYGSSSWYRGLFDPDNGKKVVGFYSSGNPVLYPNLSYYWSPWPFSLPGGLSVNGDNIRALGISQAEDQADLLRASGYTVYTIALGNPTSPYEYAQPDLEFLRRLANENGMVNPNQPEGTMVFSPDNSELEEMFSLIADRILRRITG; via the coding sequence ATGACGACGCGCTACCAGGAAACTCGGCGTAACGGCGAAAGCGGCGTGGTGCTGGTGCTCTTCGTGCTCTCGCTCGTGGCCACGCTCGCGGCCGTCGGCCTGGCCGTCGACCTCGGCACGGCCTACATAACCCGCTCGCGCATGGCCAAGGCCATCGACGCCGGCGCGCTCGCGGCATCGCGCTACACCCACAAGGGCGTGGCCGCGATGGAAGAGATCGCGCTCGACATCGCGCGCGCAAACTTCACCGCCGGCGGTAACCTCGACTACGAGGTCGACATAGATTTTCCGAGCACCGACGCGGTACGCGTAGAACTATCGAGTAACCACGAACTGCCAGGAGTGTTCTCGCGGCTGATCGGCCAGGACGACATTGATCTTTACGCGGTCGGCGAGGCAACGCGCTTTCCGCTCGACCTCGTGCTCGTGCTCGACGTCTCGTACTCGCTCGAAACCAGCAATTCGTTCGACGACCTGCAGGACGCGGCACAGGCCTTCGTCGAATACTTTGACGACGACATCGACCAGTTCGCGCTGGTGACCTACTCCACCTGGGGCATGACCAACATGCCCATCACCAAGAACTTCAAGTCGACAGCCCAGTCCATAATTGGATCCCTGGACCCGATCTCGGACACCAACATAGACGAGGGGCTCAGGCTGGCACGCGTCGAACTCGACAACGCCCCCGTGCGCGAAGACGCCGTAAAAATAGTGGTGCTGTTTACCGACGGGCGGCCGACCGCGTTTCGTGACACCTTTACCATCAACCACTACTACGCACCCGAACCCTACGACGGGGTGGTGGCTGCCTACGGAAGCAGCTCCTGGTACCGGGGACTCTTCGATCCCGACAACGGCAAAAAGGTCGTAGGATTTTACAGCAGCGGCAACCCGGTCTTGTACCCTAACCTGTCGTACTACTGGTCGCCGTGGCCCTTCTCATTGCCAGGTGGCTTGTCAGTAAACGGCGACAACATCCGTGCGCTGGGCATCTCCCAGGCCGAGGACCAAGCTGACCTCCTGCGCGCGTCGGGCTACACGGTCTACACCATCGCCCTGGGCAACCCCACGTCGCCCTACGAATACGCCCAACCCGACCTCGAGTTTCTGCGTCGGCTGGCAAATGAGAACGGCATGGTCAACCCCAACCAGCCCGAGGGAACGATGGTGTTCTCGCCGGACAACAGCGAGTTGGAAGAAATGTTTTCGCTTATAGCCGACCGTATCCTGCGACGAATAACCGGCTGA
- a CDS encoding DUF4301 family protein produces the protein MPARRADPVTVLDPEDIQACLDHGLPAGEAERQLALLESGVAPVRLARPCTAGDGLTVLTTSEADRLVEAWPELGRSCRLVKFVPASGAASRMFSALSGVLGEGDPPGLDELKHAGQEGSADAALVAEFAERVSEFAFYEELALRVGASAEPSDTGHAYLGYGRGLLSAEGLDYARLPKGLLAFHLYADGSRTPLEEQLFEAAGYAASSDGCCRLHLTVSGEHLGAFEELVARVAPLYEQRFGLRFELSFSEQKASTDSLSVDDDGGLFCVEGVPLFRAGGHGALIANLADIDADLVFIKNIDNVVPESLAAPTVYWKKVLGAVLLELRRDVYASLAELRAEDCGESALDRADLLISDRLGGEPPRGSAEQRRRGLLQRLDRPIRVCGMVPVTGEPGGGPFWVETATDESGSGSSQSVQVVEPAQVDLSDPEQARVMAASTHFNPVDLVCSTRDESGRDYELAGFVDPATAFLVAKSVAGRSLRALERPGLWNGAMAGWNTVFVEVPLETFNPVKTVNDLLRPTHVGRMQQVDNN, from the coding sequence CTGCCCGCTCGGCGGGCCGATCCCGTGACGGTACTGGACCCCGAAGATATACAGGCCTGCCTTGATCACGGCCTGCCTGCCGGCGAGGCCGAGCGTCAGCTGGCATTGCTGGAGTCGGGCGTGGCGCCGGTGAGGCTGGCCCGGCCCTGCACGGCAGGGGATGGCTTGACCGTGCTGACAACAAGCGAGGCTGACCGCCTGGTGGAGGCCTGGCCGGAGCTCGGGCGCAGTTGTCGACTGGTTAAGTTCGTACCCGCTTCGGGTGCAGCCAGTCGCATGTTCAGTGCCCTGTCGGGCGTGCTGGGCGAGGGCGACCCCCCTGGGCTCGATGAGCTCAAGCACGCGGGCCAAGAGGGTTCTGCCGACGCGGCACTGGTGGCCGAGTTTGCCGAGCGCGTGAGCGAATTCGCTTTTTACGAAGAGCTGGCACTGCGGGTAGGAGCGTCCGCTGAACCTTCCGATACCGGTCATGCCTACCTGGGCTACGGCAGGGGCCTGCTGTCTGCCGAAGGACTTGACTACGCCCGGCTCCCCAAGGGTTTGCTGGCGTTTCATCTCTACGCTGACGGTTCGCGCACGCCGCTCGAAGAGCAGCTGTTCGAGGCCGCGGGCTACGCGGCATCCAGTGATGGCTGTTGTCGTTTGCACCTCACCGTGTCGGGCGAGCACCTGGGGGCCTTCGAAGAACTGGTCGCTCGTGTCGCTCCGCTGTACGAGCAGCGCTTCGGCCTGCGCTTCGAGCTTTCGTTCTCCGAGCAGAAGGCTTCTACCGACTCCTTGTCGGTTGACGACGACGGTGGCTTGTTCTGCGTGGAAGGGGTGCCGCTGTTTCGTGCCGGAGGGCACGGCGCGTTGATTGCCAACCTCGCCGACATCGATGCCGACCTGGTCTTCATCAAGAACATTGACAACGTGGTGCCCGAGTCGCTGGCCGCACCGACCGTGTACTGGAAGAAGGTGCTTGGCGCCGTTCTGTTGGAGCTGAGGCGTGACGTATACGCTTCGCTGGCCGAACTGCGCGCCGAGGATTGCGGTGAATCCGCGCTGGACCGAGCCGACCTTCTGATCAGCGACCGCCTGGGCGGTGAGCCGCCGCGTGGATCGGCCGAACAGCGACGCCGTGGCCTGCTGCAGAGGCTGGATCGACCGATACGGGTGTGCGGCATGGTGCCGGTGACTGGCGAGCCCGGGGGAGGGCCGTTCTGGGTAGAGACCGCCACCGACGAATCCGGTTCCGGGTCGTCACAGTCGGTGCAGGTGGTAGAGCCGGCGCAGGTGGACCTGTCTGATCCAGAACAGGCGCGTGTAATGGCCGCCTCTACGCACTTCAACCCCGTGGATCTTGTTTGTTCGACCAGGGATGAGAGCGGCAGGGATTACGAGCTTGCGGGTTTCGTCGATCCGGCCACGGCGTTTCTCGTTGCCAAGTCGGTGGCCGGTCGCAGCCTGAGGGCGCTCGAGCGTCCCGGCTTGTGGAACGGTGCGATGGCCGGTTGGAATACGGTTTTTGTCGAGGTCCCCCTGGAGACCTTCAACCCGGTAAAGACCGTGAACGACCTGCTGCGCCCGACCCACGTGGGACGGATGCAGCAGGTCGACAACAACTGA
- the grxD gene encoding Grx4 family monothiol glutaredoxin has protein sequence MATDIFKTIEEQVKAERVVVYMKGTPDLPQCGFSKTVCEALRLSGAEFTSYNVLDDPELRQAIKQYSDWPTIPQLYVDGELVGGCDIVVSLYESGELEKTLAASG, from the coding sequence ATGGCCACCGATATATTCAAGACCATCGAAGAACAGGTAAAAGCCGAACGCGTTGTCGTTTATATGAAGGGCACGCCCGATCTTCCCCAGTGCGGGTTTTCTAAAACTGTCTGCGAGGCCCTGCGCCTGTCCGGTGCCGAGTTCACCAGCTACAATGTACTCGACGACCCCGAGCTCAGGCAGGCCATAAAGCAGTATTCCGACTGGCCTACCATCCCTCAGCTCTATGTAGACGGCGAGCTGGTAGGGGGCTGCGACATAGTGGTGTCGCTGTACGAGAGCGGCGAGCTCGAGAAGACCCTGGCCGCCTCGGGCTGA
- a CDS encoding type II toxin-antitoxin system RelE/ParE family toxin, with protein MANEETHREQGSESGQTTGIAMAMTYSAYREMEMVPASIADTLSTAILSLADDPRPDGVVRLDDNRGCYYLPVNGWYVLYHLSLDQDSLTVLGVLDGPYHTVH; from the coding sequence ATGGCTAATGAAGAAACGCATAGAGAACAGGGTAGCGAGAGCGGGCAGACCACCGGCATCGCCATGGCGATGACCTACAGCGCTTACCGCGAGATGGAGATGGTGCCGGCCTCCATAGCCGACACCCTGAGCACGGCGATACTTTCGTTGGCCGATGACCCCAGGCCCGACGGAGTCGTAAGGCTCGATGACAACCGGGGCTGCTATTACCTCCCGGTCAATGGCTGGTACGTGCTGTATCACCTGAGCCTTGACCAGGATTCGCTGACCGTACTCGGGGTGCTCGACGGCCCCTATCACACTGTCCACTGA
- the thiE gene encoding thiamine phosphate synthase, with amino-acid sequence MSAEKILPRQEPRTPSFPRPPLFVITDDALANEQLLERVEAACEAGCRAVQLRQRQLPGGPLLKLALELRAITRRAGALLLVNERLDLALAAGADGAHLPSSGLDARDARRLLGEHAMLGLSIHSVEEARLAAKQGVVDYLQFGPVYATGSKKKYGPPQGIEALERVVESAGAVKVIAVGGIVSACVESVMATGCAGVSVIGAVMSAPDPGLETTRLLDALSACSS; translated from the coding sequence TTGTCGGCTGAAAAGATATTGCCGCGGCAGGAGCCTCGGACGCCGTCCTTTCCACGCCCGCCGCTGTTCGTCATCACCGACGACGCCCTGGCCAACGAGCAGTTGCTTGAGCGGGTCGAGGCGGCCTGCGAGGCCGGCTGCCGCGCGGTCCAGCTGCGCCAACGACAGCTGCCCGGTGGACCGCTGCTCAAGCTGGCACTGGAACTTCGTGCCATCACCCGCCGTGCTGGCGCGCTGTTGCTGGTAAACGAACGACTCGACCTGGCGCTGGCCGCCGGGGCCGACGGCGCACACCTGCCCTCGAGCGGCCTTGATGCCCGCGACGCGAGGCGCCTGCTGGGTGAACACGCAATGCTGGGACTGTCGATTCATTCGGTCGAAGAAGCCCGGCTGGCGGCCAAGCAGGGCGTGGTTGACTACCTGCAGTTCGGCCCGGTGTACGCCACCGGATCGAAGAAAAAATATGGCCCGCCCCAGGGCATAGAAGCCCTGGAGCGGGTGGTGGAATCGGCCGGGGCCGTAAAAGTTATCGCTGTGGGAGGAATCGTGAGCGCTTGTGTCGAAAGCGTCATGGCCACAGGCTGCGCGGGCGTGTCGGTAATCGGGGCGGTAATGTCGGCCCCCGATCCAGGACTGGAAACCACCCGCTTGCTGGACGCCCTCAGCGCCTGTTCAAGCTGA
- the alr gene encoding alanine racemase: protein MMLRLSSTAQRLPARPSRLIRAATLQPSGTLEASPLMVSCVVSSGIVSSGMSLRYIAYRGPTDPDSRGPPSLQVRPCLVLVTVARSSQVGKAPSVGTSDSGSGLQQARATINLTALRHNYRQVLGLLSGSDTTVIAMVKANAYGHGAARVTRALVDEGCTTFGVATLEEARELIEESACAAEQIIVFGGVLPGSAAAAVALGVQVAAHSEATVQALAREATAVGREVAVHIKVDTGMHRLGVEPEQAGRFARLLADTEGTRPVALCSHFAQAESVIGSVTEGQLEALLLADRLVRDEGMELTRHLANSAGVMTRPEAWLDRVRPGIMLYGLYPDSSLLGKVELKPVMTLEAPVLRVAELGSGQGIGYGHSFHTTRPSRVATLRCGYADGYPRALGNRGRVLLGGGLAPVVGRVCMDHTVVDVTDLGEVREGDSAVMWGDSPSTEDVAVAAETISYELVARVGARVERRYKDD, encoded by the coding sequence ATGATGTTGCGGTTGAGCTCGACCGCGCAGCGCTTGCCCGCCAGGCCCAGCCGTTTGATCAGGGCAGCCACGCTGCAGCCGTCGGGCACGCTGGAGGCTTCGCCGTTGATGGTCAGCTGTGTCGTCTCTTCGGGCATAGTCTCTTCGGGCATGTCTCTTCGGTATATCGCGTATCGGGGTCCAACTGACCCCGATAGCCGCGGCCCGCCTTCTTTACAAGTCAGGCCCTGCTTGGTACTGGTGACCGTGGCGCGTTCGTCGCAGGTTGGCAAAGCCCCGTCTGTGGGTACTTCGGATTCAGGGTCCGGGCTGCAGCAAGCGCGCGCCACCATCAATCTCACCGCCCTCAGGCACAACTACCGGCAGGTGCTCGGCCTGCTGTCGGGATCCGACACCACCGTCATAGCCATGGTCAAGGCCAACGCCTATGGGCACGGCGCCGCCAGGGTCACCCGCGCGCTGGTAGACGAGGGATGCACGACTTTCGGCGTGGCCACGCTCGAAGAGGCTCGCGAGCTGATCGAAGAATCGGCCTGCGCGGCTGAGCAGATAATCGTCTTCGGCGGGGTGTTGCCTGGTTCTGCGGCTGCGGCCGTTGCGCTGGGTGTGCAGGTGGCCGCCCACAGCGAGGCCACCGTACAGGCACTGGCGCGCGAGGCCACTGCTGTCGGCCGCGAGGTAGCCGTGCACATCAAGGTCGACACCGGCATGCACCGTCTCGGGGTCGAGCCCGAGCAGGCCGGCCGCTTCGCCCGCCTGCTGGCTGATACCGAGGGCACGCGCCCGGTGGCCCTGTGCTCGCATTTTGCCCAGGCCGAGTCAGTGATCGGCAGTGTAACCGAGGGCCAACTGGAGGCCCTGCTGCTGGCCGACCGGCTCGTGCGCGACGAGGGCATGGAGCTTACCCGTCACCTGGCCAACAGCGCGGGCGTCATGACGCGCCCGGAGGCCTGGCTCGACCGGGTTCGCCCCGGCATCATGCTCTACGGCCTGTACCCCGACTCGTCGCTGCTGGGCAAGGTGGAGCTCAAGCCGGTGATGACGCTCGAGGCTCCCGTGTTGCGCGTCGCCGAACTTGGAAGCGGGCAGGGCATAGGCTATGGCCACAGCTTCCATACCACGAGGCCAAGCCGCGTGGCGACCCTCAGGTGTGGTTACGCGGACGGATATCCCAGGGCCCTGGGCAATCGCGGGCGGGTGCTGCTGGGCGGAGGGTTGGCGCCGGTCGTGGGCCGTGTATGCATGGATCACACGGTGGTCGATGTAACCGATCTCGGCGAGGTGCGCGAAGGCGACAGCGCGGTGATGTGGGGCGACAGCCCGTCCACCGAAGACGTGGCCGTGGCGGCAGAAACTATTTCGTATGAGCTGGTGGCGAGGGTGGGAGCCCGGGTAGAGCGTCGCTATAAGGATGACTGA